CCGAAAACACCAAGTCTTTGTCCGGTAGTTGTGCCTTGGCCCAGAAGTAGTAGAAGGACTGCGGAATTAACCGGGCAATGTTAATCGAGTTTGCAGAAGTAAGTTGCATCTTTTCATTTAACCCCTTATCCAAAAAGGCGCTCTTAACCATGCGCTGGCAGTCATCAAATGTGCCGTCAATTTCCAGGGCAGTGATGTTTTGCCCTAAAGTGGTGAGTTGTTGTTCCTGCAGCTTGCTTACTTTGCCTTTTGGGTAGAGGATCACTACATCTACATTTTCAACTCCCAAAAAACCATGGGCTACAGCACTACCTGTATCGCCGGAAGTTGCTACCAGAACGGTCACCTTTTTAGCTTCGCTACCTGAAAAATGGCTCAGGCAACGGGCCAGGAACCTGGCCCCGACATCCTTAAAAGCCAGGGTAGGCCCATGGAAGAGCTCCAGAGCATAAATGTCTTTTTCTACTTCATTGACCGGAATTTCAAAGCCCATGGTATCCTCTATAAGGTCATACAAAGCTGTGCCGGGTATATCTTCGTCCACAAAGGACTCGGCAACGTTGTATCCAATTTCGGCTAAGCTGAGTGTAGACAGGCTATTGAAAAATGATTTGGGAAGCTCCGGGATTTGCTCAGGCATAAACAGGCCATTATCATCGGGTAAACCTTTGATTACAGCTTCTCTAAAGCTTACGGGTTGGGTTTTATGATTAGTGCTATAGTAC
This region of Fulvivirga ulvae genomic DNA includes:
- the thrC gene encoding threonine synthase, with the protein product MQYYSTNHKTQPVSFREAVIKGLPDDNGLFMPEQIPELPKSFFNSLSTLSLAEIGYNVAESFVDEDIPGTALYDLIEDTMGFEIPVNEVEKDIYALELFHGPTLAFKDVGARFLARCLSHFSGSEAKKVTVLVATSGDTGSAVAHGFLGVENVDVVILYPKGKVSKLQEQQLTTLGQNITALEIDGTFDDCQRMVKSAFLDKGLNEKMQLTSANSINIARLIPQSFYYFWAKAQLPDKDLVFSVPSGNYGNLTAGLLAKKMGLDIKGFVASSNINDVVPNYLASGKFNPTASKQTISNAMDVGNPSNFYRMLDLYQGDWNKITEEIKGFSFTDEETRAAMKEVYKNTGYTLDPHGAVGYLGLKNYLKDHQATGIFLETAHPAKFKDVVDEVIGNVDVPERLAQYMDKQKKSIEMGCEFEELKEFLMKR